A genomic region of Gemmata massiliana contains the following coding sequences:
- a CDS encoding PSD1 and planctomycete cytochrome C domain-containing protein, with the protein MTAPFRRAACVVATLLLAAPCVANAAPPAAPTSTPTDDEFFEKKIRPLLADHCLRCHGTPPANGGSKSLGGGLKVTSRAELLKGGETGPAIVPGRPDQSLLVKAVEYTEEGMKMPPKGKLSDQQIADLTKWVKSGAAWPNDTASVNPATPTGPLFTPEQKAFWAFQPVRLPTVPEIQNPKSEIGNEIDRFVLAKLRDAQLSPAAPADKRTLIRRVTFDLTGLPPSSEEVDAFLKDDSPKAFEKVVDQLLASSSYGERWARHWLDVARYADSNGLDENTAFGNAWRYRDYVIKSFNADKPYDRFLKEQLAGDLLPADSSAARMEQLTATGFLSLGPKVLAEPDKQKMLLDIADEQLDTVGKAFMGLTLGCARCHDHKFDPIPTRDYYSLLAVFTSTRTMQNLSTVARAFERSPDGPEKPEIKADRQKLEQLRKDVRKLESEFSKLPTTEKEKRAEVAAKADEKRAEIKKLEASLPPASPMVLAVEEGSSGAYGTQGRNLYVQVRGTYSTPGAEAPAVFPRIIAGEDQKPFVESKSNKADKLEANKIRYGAIRTSSGRRELANWLADPAHPLTARVMVNRIWQHHFGEGLVRSPDNFGRLGDRPTHPELLDWLAVQFVKNGWSMKKLHKLILLSATYQMSSTHDAKAALADPENRLLWRFNRQRLEAEAVRDSMLVVAGTLDHTTGGTLLINGNFEYVTNDQSKTRTRYDSHRRSIYLPVIRNNVFDFFQAFDFVEPHVGTGKRASTVIASQALYLMNNPFVTEQAQAFAGSLLKPEGNDEDRVKSAYLRALARPATDEDVSRAVSFIQRYDAALSAKEADAATRRTKAWAAWCQMLFASSEFVYVN; encoded by the coding sequence ATGACGGCCCCGTTCCGCCGTGCTGCGTGCGTTGTCGCGACTCTGCTACTCGCCGCGCCGTGCGTCGCCAATGCTGCGCCCCCCGCCGCGCCGACAAGTACGCCCACGGACGACGAGTTCTTCGAGAAGAAGATCCGCCCGTTGCTCGCGGACCACTGTCTGCGGTGTCACGGCACCCCTCCCGCGAACGGCGGGAGCAAGTCGCTCGGCGGCGGGCTGAAGGTCACGTCGCGTGCGGAGCTTCTGAAGGGCGGCGAAACCGGCCCCGCAATCGTGCCGGGCAGACCGGACCAGAGCTTGCTCGTCAAAGCCGTGGAGTACACCGAAGAGGGCATGAAAATGCCCCCGAAGGGCAAGCTCTCGGATCAACAGATCGCCGATCTCACGAAGTGGGTGAAGTCCGGCGCCGCGTGGCCGAACGATACCGCGAGCGTAAATCCTGCGACACCAACCGGGCCACTGTTTACCCCCGAACAGAAAGCGTTCTGGGCGTTTCAACCAGTTCGCTTGCCGACGGTGCCGGAGATCCAGAACCCGAAGTCCGAAATCGGGAACGAAATCGATCGCTTCGTCCTGGCGAAACTCCGCGACGCTCAGTTATCGCCGGCCGCGCCCGCAGACAAGCGAACGCTGATCCGGCGCGTGACGTTCGACCTCACCGGTCTGCCACCTTCGTCGGAAGAAGTCGATGCGTTCCTGAAAGACGATTCGCCGAAGGCGTTCGAGAAGGTCGTGGACCAGTTGCTCGCGTCGAGTTCTTACGGCGAGCGCTGGGCGCGGCACTGGCTCGACGTGGCCCGCTACGCGGACTCCAACGGGCTAGACGAAAACACCGCTTTCGGCAACGCCTGGCGCTACCGCGACTACGTCATTAAAAGCTTCAACGCGGACAAGCCTTATGACCGGTTCTTGAAGGAACAACTTGCAGGAGATCTGCTCCCGGCCGATTCGAGCGCCGCGCGGATGGAGCAACTGACCGCGACCGGGTTCCTCTCGCTCGGGCCGAAGGTGCTCGCGGAACCGGACAAGCAGAAGATGCTGCTCGACATCGCCGACGAGCAACTCGATACCGTGGGTAAGGCGTTCATGGGCCTGACGCTCGGCTGCGCCCGGTGCCACGACCACAAATTCGATCCGATCCCGACGCGCGACTACTACAGTCTCCTGGCCGTGTTCACCAGCACGCGCACGATGCAGAACCTGAGCACCGTCGCCCGCGCGTTCGAGCGATCACCGGATGGTCCCGAGAAGCCCGAAATCAAGGCAGACCGACAAAAGCTCGAACAACTGCGAAAAGACGTTCGCAAGCTGGAATCGGAGTTCAGCAAACTGCCCACAACGGAGAAAGAAAAACGCGCCGAGGTCGCGGCGAAAGCCGACGAGAAGCGTGCGGAAATCAAGAAGCTCGAAGCGTCGCTCCCGCCCGCGAGCCCGATGGTACTCGCCGTCGAAGAAGGCAGTTCGGGTGCTTACGGCACTCAGGGGCGAAACCTCTATGTACAGGTCCGTGGGACGTACTCGACCCCGGGCGCGGAAGCCCCCGCAGTCTTCCCGCGCATCATCGCCGGCGAAGACCAGAAGCCGTTCGTCGAGAGCAAATCGAACAAGGCGGACAAACTCGAAGCGAACAAGATCCGGTACGGTGCGATCCGCACATCCAGCGGCCGAAGGGAACTCGCGAACTGGCTCGCCGATCCCGCGCACCCGCTGACCGCGCGCGTGATGGTCAACCGCATCTGGCAGCACCACTTCGGTGAAGGACTGGTGCGTTCGCCGGACAACTTCGGCCGACTCGGGGACCGGCCGACGCACCCCGAGTTGCTCGACTGGCTCGCGGTCCAGTTCGTGAAGAACGGCTGGTCGATGAAGAAGCTACACAAACTTATTCTGCTCTCGGCGACTTACCAGATGAGCAGCACCCACGACGCGAAGGCCGCACTCGCGGACCCGGAGAACCGCCTCTTGTGGCGGTTCAACCGCCAGCGCCTCGAAGCCGAAGCCGTCCGCGATTCGATGCTCGTGGTGGCCGGCACGCTCGATCACACGACCGGCGGTACGCTGCTTATCAACGGCAATTTCGAGTACGTAACCAACGACCAGTCCAAAACAAGGACGCGGTACGACAGCCACCGCCGCAGCATCTACCTGCCGGTCATCCGTAACAACGTGTTCGATTTCTTCCAGGCCTTCGACTTCGTGGAACCGCACGTCGGGACCGGCAAACGCGCGTCGACGGTAATCGCGTCGCAAGCGCTGTACTTGATGAACAACCCGTTCGTCACGGAGCAAGCACAGGCGTTCGCCGGTTCACTCCTGAAACCCGAAGGGAACGACGAGGACCGCGTGAAATCCGCGTACCTGCGGGCACTCGCACGCCCCGCGACCGACGAGGACGTGAGTCGCGCCGTGAGCTTCATTCAACGATACGATGCCGCCCTGAGCGCGAAGGAAGCGGACGCCGCTACCCGCCGCACGAAGGCTTGGGCCGCGTGGTGCCAGATGCTGTTCGCGAGTAGTGAATTCGTGTACGTGAACTGA
- a CDS encoding DUF1501 domain-containing protein produces MPTFCNTLAPAVSRRDMLKLSANSFGLLALADMLHARETKSASALAPRPTHFAPKAKRVIFLFMHGGPSQVDTFDPKPLLKKHNGKPYPGQKPRVQFAATGNLLQSPWEFRPGGDSGIQVSDLFPEVRKRADDLCVVRAIHADNSAHGGALLQLHTGSDTFVRPSVGSWVTYGLGSENQNLPGFITLCPTLGHGGLQNWSSAFLPAAYQGTPIGHSGIPAKQATVKDIVPAASPELQRMQLDLLKEINATHLTKSGPDAALEARIGSFELAFRMQAEAPTVTDLSKETVKTLESYGIGDGKPTDNFGRQCLTARRLAEAGVRFIQCTHSYKWDQHENLKKDHTKNALEVDKPIAALLADLKQRDLLKDTLVWWGGEFGRTPAAQGGDGRDHNPHAFSMWLAGGGINGGMVHGATDDFGYYAVDKKVHMHDLHATILHLLGLDHEKLTYRHAGRDFRLTDVKGTVVKELFE; encoded by the coding sequence ATGCCGACGTTCTGCAACACACTCGCACCCGCCGTTTCCCGGCGTGACATGTTGAAGCTGTCGGCGAACAGTTTCGGGCTGCTCGCGCTGGCCGACATGCTCCACGCGCGCGAAACGAAATCTGCCTCCGCGCTCGCGCCGCGCCCCACGCACTTCGCGCCGAAGGCCAAGCGCGTGATCTTCCTGTTCATGCACGGCGGGCCGTCCCAGGTCGATACGTTCGACCCCAAACCGCTGCTGAAGAAGCACAACGGTAAGCCGTATCCAGGGCAGAAGCCGCGTGTGCAGTTTGCCGCGACCGGGAACCTGCTTCAATCGCCGTGGGAGTTCCGGCCCGGGGGCGATAGCGGCATTCAGGTGAGCGACCTGTTCCCCGAGGTCCGCAAGCGCGCGGACGACCTCTGCGTGGTCCGCGCGATCCACGCGGACAACTCCGCGCACGGCGGGGCGCTCCTTCAACTACACACCGGGAGCGATACGTTCGTCCGGCCGAGCGTCGGGAGCTGGGTCACTTACGGCCTGGGAAGCGAGAACCAGAACCTGCCCGGGTTCATCACGCTCTGCCCCACCCTGGGACACGGTGGGTTGCAGAACTGGTCGAGCGCGTTCCTGCCGGCCGCGTACCAGGGCACACCGATCGGGCACTCGGGAATTCCGGCCAAACAAGCAACGGTGAAGGACATCGTGCCGGCGGCTTCGCCCGAACTCCAGCGTATGCAACTCGATCTCCTCAAAGAGATAAACGCCACACACCTCACGAAGAGCGGACCGGACGCCGCGCTCGAAGCTCGCATCGGGTCGTTCGAGCTGGCGTTCCGGATGCAGGCGGAAGCGCCCACGGTCACGGACCTCTCGAAAGAAACCGTGAAAACGTTGGAGAGCTACGGCATCGGCGACGGCAAGCCGACGGACAACTTCGGGCGCCAGTGCCTCACCGCCCGGCGGTTGGCTGAAGCCGGCGTGCGGTTCATTCAATGCACCCACAGCTATAAGTGGGATCAGCACGAGAACCTGAAAAAAGATCACACGAAGAACGCACTGGAAGTAGACAAGCCTATCGCAGCGCTCCTCGCCGACCTCAAGCAGCGCGACCTCTTAAAAGACACGCTCGTGTGGTGGGGTGGCGAGTTCGGTCGCACACCCGCCGCACAGGGCGGTGACGGCCGTGACCACAACCCGCACGCATTCAGCATGTGGCTCGCCGGAGGTGGGATAAACGGCGGAATGGTTCACGGCGCGACCGACGATTTCGGCTACTATGCGGTGGACAAGAAAGTCCACATGCACGACCTGCACGCGACCATTCTGCACCTACTCGGGCTCGATCACGAGAAGTTGACTTACCGGCACGCCGGACGCGACTTCCGCCTCACGGATGTGAAGGGGACCGTGGTGAAAGAGTTGTTCGAGTGA